The Leptospira sp. WS39.C2 genome contains a region encoding:
- a CDS encoding superoxide dismutase — protein MEHKLPELPYAKDALAPHISAETLEFHYGKHHQTYITNLNNLIKGTEFENASLEDIVKKSTGGIFNNSAQVWNHTFYWHSLSPNGGGAPKGAIADLITKSFGSFDAFKEKFTQSAVTNFGSGWTWLVKKGDGLEIVNTSNAGSPLKDGLQALLTIDVWEHAYYIDFRNARPKYVEAFWNLVNWDFANKNL, from the coding sequence ATGGAACATAAACTCCCAGAACTTCCTTATGCAAAGGATGCACTCGCTCCCCATATTTCTGCAGAAACTTTAGAGTTTCATTATGGAAAACACCACCAAACTTACATTACAAACCTAAACAACCTCATCAAAGGCACTGAATTCGAAAATGCAAGTTTAGAAGATATCGTGAAAAAATCCACTGGAGGAATTTTTAACAATTCCGCTCAGGTTTGGAACCATACTTTTTATTGGCACTCTCTTTCTCCAAACGGTGGAGGAGCTCCTAAAGGTGCGATTGCTGACCTCATCACGAAATCCTTTGGTTCATTTGATGCATTTAAGGAAAAGTTCACACAATCGGCGGTGACAAACTTTGGTTCTGGTTGGACATGGCTCGTGAAAAAAGGCGATGGTCTTGAAATCGTGAACACAAGTAACGCTGGAAGTCCTTTGAAAGATGGTCTCCAAGCTCTTCTTACTATCGATGTTTGGGAACATGCATACTACATAGATTTCCGAAATGCCCGTCCAAAATATGTGGAAGCGTTCTGGAATTTGGTTAATTGGGATTTTGCAAATAAAAATCTATAA